One window of the Cryptomeria japonica chromosome 7, Sugi_1.0, whole genome shotgun sequence genome contains the following:
- the LOC131068965 gene encoding longifolene synthase, translating into MSTLKGANISSVSFVETPEKSLNLWNDGFVQSMQTSYADSEYRERVETLVKQVKILLKEMQTGFDGDLIERLEMVDALHCLGIDRYFQAEIKEALDYVYRFWDGSVGIGLGCESTTKDLNTTALGLRVLRLYRYHVSADVLKNFKNKNGQFISHGGDNDSNLIDIRDEYMMRSMINLLRASSLAFLGETVMKDAKVFSSAYLKQLLEKSEDIKQKSYLKEAEYALLYEWPSTFPPWEARSYIEIYELDNSRLKDKIILELVKLDFNILQYIYKMEMKKLSSWWRNSGVSKLIAVRERSIEYYLLAVSAIDNAEFGSSRIALAKVATLVSLLDDLFDDHLTLEQVELVINAIIQGWDISIVQNIPSNFKKIVEFVFKTLQELTSEATQIQGRDMIQFITKAWVDYAEASLKQAQWKEGQYVPTYKEYITIAATTGASGLLSLHPILLAFPNLEDDAIEKIFLSKSRFYELIWLTGRIVDDIHDFEDDKLHGQTASAISCYMKDHHEYSEEDAVIHMNNHFDDLLTELTSEFLNPDKVLLEWDKLYFNLGRGVQSFYIFGDGFSYHDKGVKQRVFKVLFDLVKA; encoded by the exons ATGTCTACTTTGAAGGGAGCCAACATTTCTTCTGTTTCTTTCGTGGAAACACCAGAAAAATCTTTAAATCTGTGGAATGATGGGTTTGTGCAATCTATGCAAACATCATACGCG GATTCTGAATACCGTGAACGTGTTGAAACACTGGTTAAACAAGTCAAAATCTTGTTAAAAGAAATGCAAACCGGATTTGATGGCGATCTAATCGAACGGCTTGAGATGGTTGATGCATTGCATTGCCTCGGAATAGATCGATATTTTCAGGCTGAAATAAAAGAGGCTCTTGATTATGTTTACCG CTTTTGGGATGGAAGTGTGGGGATAGGATTAGGCTGTGAAAGCACTACAAAGGATTTGAATACAACTGCTTTAGGACTGAGAGTACTTCGACTATATCGTTATCATGTTTCTGCAG ATGTGTTGAAAAATTTCAAGAACAAAAATGGGCAGTTCATTTCCCATGGAGGAGATAATGATAGTAATCTGATCGATATAAGAGATGAATACATGATGAGAAGTATGATCAATCTTTTAAGAGCTTCAAGTTTAGCATTTCTTGGAGAGACAGTTATGAAGGATGCTAAAGTGTTCAGCTCTGCTTATCTCAAACAATTATTAGAAAAATCTGAAGATATAAAGCAGAAAAGTTATTTGAAAGAG gCTGAGTATGCTCTCCTATATGAATGGCCTTCTACTTTTCCTCCATGGGAGGCCCGGAgttatatagaaatatatgaactGGACAACTCGAG gttGAAGGACAAAATCATTTTAGAGTTGGTCAAATTGGATTTCAATATATTGCAATATATATACAAGATGGAGATGAAGAAACTCTCGAG TTGGTGGCGAAATTCTGGGGTCTCAAAATTGATTGCAGTTAGAGAGCGCTCAATTGAATATTACCTGTTGGCAGTTAGTGCCATAGATAATGCAGAGTTTGGTAGTAGCAGAATAGCTTTGGCCAAAGTAGCAACTCTTGTTTCCTTattagatgatctttttgatgatCACTTGACCCTTGAGCAAGTTGAGCTTGTTATTAATGCTATTATTCAAGGTTGGGATATTTCTATTGTACAAAATATTCCaagcaattttaaaaaaattgtggaATTTGTTTTCAAAACGTTACAAGAATTGACAAGTGAGGCAACTCAAATCCAAGGACGTGACATGATACAGTTCATTACAAAAGCA TGGGTAGATTATGCTGAAGCTAGTTTGAAACAAGCACAATGGAAAGAAGGTCAATATGTTCCAACCTATAAGGAGTACATAACCATAGCTGCAACAACTGGAGCAAGTGGACTATTATCATTGCACCCAATCCTCTTAGCATTTCCTAATTTGGAAGATGATGCtattgagaaaatatttctcagtaaATCAAGATTCTATGAGCTTATATGGTTGACGGGACGCATAGTGGATGATATTCATGATTTCGAG gATGACAAGCTCCATGGACAAACAGCCTCAGCAATTTCTTGCTATATGAAGGATCATCATGAATATTCAGAAGAAGATGCAGTAATTCATATGAACAACCATTTTGACGATTTGCTTACAGAATTAACATCGGAATTTCTGAATCCCGACAAAGTTCTACTTGAATGGGATAAATTATACTTCAATCTTGGCAGAGGAGTTCAGAGCTTTTATATATTTGGAGATGGGTTTTCATATCATGATAAGGGAGTCAAGCAACGAGTATTTAAAGTTCTTTTTGATTTAGTTAAAGCATAG